The following coding sequences are from one Zonotrichia albicollis isolate bZonAlb1 chromosome 13, bZonAlb1.hap1, whole genome shotgun sequence window:
- the RIPOR1 gene encoding rho family-interacting cell polarization regulator 1 isoform X1 — protein MAVSVSAAVSLASGREVLPSMQLPLALAGPWFPAEITWLPRFHGESRGGRCQEPARTPRLLPSMGVEQRGCTEPGPLSPRASPLASPGTWRPSRSHSTMSLSVRPQRRVLVTKINRSQSFAGVNSSADRPFRNLSPFTPTVSRKTGSRVSRMFSMSHKSPPPKVPQPNRLDEVYEALKKGLTAYLEVHQLELEKLSTQIRESKRNSRLGFLYDLDKQVKSIERFLRRLEFHASKIDELYEAYCIQRRLRDGAHNMVKAYSTGSPGSREARESLAEASKGYKEYTENMCLLENELESQLGEFHIRMKGLAGFARLCAGDQYEIFMKYGRQRWKLRGRIEVNSKQVWDSEEMVFLPLVTEFLSIKVTELKSLANHVVVGNVSCETKDLFAALPQVVAVDINDLGTLKLSLEVTWNPFDKDDQPSAASSVNKASTVNKRFSTYNQSPPDTPSLREQAFYNMLRRQEELENGTAWSISSESSDDSSSPQLSSSARHATHKPIVQPEVQASAPAIEISFSQQPEEADAVHGASGSSVPSAGSQPEEPSSRKKDTVANGHVPYSRTLSHISEASVDATMEVKTVESPWEPAPSTEDTGMGKQDAHSLPGAAVAAAVARQDRATEAKPRASVAWATSCEEEAGSAEPAQSQAPAQSDYGTGTPTALAQASAEERPTPTPPLPTSTPEVPRGKMVDSGLEEAIGLLGSALDDYRGQFPELQPLERELKRLEEMLLHKQGVFLSRASSISLTVEHALESFSFLNTSDMEDSEGSEEEPLQDERRAGRPLRSTRAPSAGEMGADDTGMCSGSEASTDPMSTGNEFLDKALVLHLNNCNRLLLKLGTFGPLRCQEMYALDRLLRESQVLEIVCQLTEERAGAATSAADVVQFSTRKEGVLPLWDLCVEVPNIYTCPVERFLQVLSAQYAAPISEQHPGLADIVCVKLVEDVLNRRLPRRPGSAQSEQVTIFQYWSHFESLGALVLDTYMMELAEEALLAQNLNSDDQDVVLRALKRMPEGRLKKEGLKALSLLLVEGNSKVVSAVSAQLRSLAENPRFRQRALVCFLEQLEDEEVQTRVAGCAALGCLKAKESIEQLVYLCQTDKEPVREAAKQSLMLCGEDGKSAHRRLEETLDSLPRIFAPASMASTAF, from the exons ATGGCGGTGTCGGTGTCGGCAGCGGTGTCGCTCGCCTCGGGGAGGGAGGTGCTCCCGTCCATGCAGCTGCCATTGGCGCTGGCTGGGCCGTGGTTTCCTGCCGAAATCACATGGCTCCCGCGTTTCCATGGAGAGAGCCGGGGTGGGCGCTGCCAAGAGCCTGCACGAACTCCCCGCTTGCTCCCGTCCATGGGAGTGGAACAAAGGGGATGCACCGAGCCAGGCCCGCTTTCGCCCCGCGCCTCGCCCCTCGCCTCTCCTGGGACAT GGCGGCCCTCCAGGTCACACTCAACGATGTCACTGTCTGTGCGCCCGCAGCGCCGAGTCCTCGTCACCAAGATCAATAGGAGCCAGTCCTTCGCCGGAGTGAACTCATCGGCCGACCGGCCCTTCAG GAATCTCTCACCTTTCACCCCCACTGTCTCCCGCAAGACTGGCTCCAGGGTCAGTAGGATGTTCTCAATGTCCCACAAATCCCCACCACCCAAGGTGCCTCAGCCCAACCGCCTGGACGAGGTGTACGAAGCTCTCAAGAAGGGCCTGAC AGCCTACCTGGAGGTGCACCAGCTGGAACTGGAGAAGCTCAGCACGCAGATCCGTGAGTCCAAGAGGAATTCACGCCTG GGCTTTCTCTACGATCTGGATAAG CAAGTGAAGTCAATTGAGCGCTTCCTGCGTCGCCTGGAGTTTCATGCCAGCAAG ATAGATGAGCTGTATGAGGCTTACTGCATCCAGCGGCGGCTCCGTGATGGAGCCCACAACATGGTCAAGGCTTACAGCACCGGCTCGCCGGGCAGCCGGGAGGCACGCGAGAGCCTGGccgaggccagcaagggctacAAGGAGtacacagag AACATGTGTCTGTTGGAGAATGAGCTGGAGAGCCAGCTGGGCGAGTTCCACATCCGGATGAAAG GATTGGCAGGCTTTGCCCGGCTTTGTGCTGGTGACCAGTATGAG ATCTTCATGAAGTATGGACGGCAGCGGTGGAAGCTGCGGGGGCGCATCGAGGTGAACAGCAAGCAGGTGTGGGACAGCGAGGAAATGGTTTTCTTGCCCCTCGTCACTGAGTTCCTCTCCATCAAG gtgaCGGAGCTAAAGAGCCTGGCAAACCATGTTGTGGTGGGCAATGTGTCCTGTGAGACCAAGGACCTCtttgcagctctgccccaggtAGTGGCTGTGGATATCAACGACCTGGGCACGCTCAAACTCAGCCTGGAGGTGACCTGGAA CCCCTTCGACAAGGACGAccagccctcagcagccagCTCTGTCAACAAGGCTTCCACGGTGAACAAGAGGTTCTCCACCTACAACCAGAGTCCGCCTGACACACCGTCCCTGCGGGAACAGGCATTCTAT AATATGCTGCGGCGCCAAGAGGAGCTGGAGAATGGCACAGCCTGGTCCATCTCCTCAGAGTCCTCAGATGACTCCTCCAGCCCCCAGCTGTCCAGCAGTGCCCGCCATGCCACACACAAGCCCATCGTGCAGCCTGAGGTGCAGGCCTCCGCCCCTGCCATCGAGATCTCCTTCTCCCAGCAACCAGAGGAGGCTGACGCCGTGCATGGGGCCAGTGGCAGCAGTGTCCCCTCTGCCGGGAGCCAGCCGGAGGAGCCAAGCAGCCGTAAGAAGGACACAGTGGCCAACGGGCATGTGCCCTACTCCCGGACTCTGAGCCACATCAGCGAGGCCAGTGTGGATGCCACAATGGAGGTCAAGACTGTGGAGAGCCCTTGGGAGCCTGCGCCCAGCACggaggacacagggatgggcaaGCAAGATGCACACTCTCTACCTGGTGCTGCGGTGGCAGCTGCTGTGGCAAGGCAGGACAGGGCCACTGAGGCCAAGCCTCGTGCCTCCGTGGCATGGGCCACCTCCTGCGAGGAGGAGGCTGGCAGTGCAGAGCCAGCGCAGAGccaggcaccagcacagagTGACTATGGCACCGGGACCCCCACAGCACTGGCACAAGCCTCTGCAGAAGAGAGGCCCACCCCAACCCCACCACTGCCCACCAGCACCCCTGAGGTGCCACGGGGGAAGATGGTGGATTCAGGTCTGGAGGAGGCAATTGGCctcctgggctcagctctggaTGACTATCGGGGACAGTTCCCGGAGCTGCAGCCCCTCGAACGGGAGCTCAAACGTCTGGAGGAGATGCTGCTG CACAAGCAAGGCGTCTTCCTCAGCCGGGCCTCCAGCATCAGCCTGACAGTGGAGCATGCACTGGAGAGCTTCAGCTTCCTCAACACCTCTGACATGGAGGACTCAGAAGGCTCTGAGGAGGAGCCTCTCCAAGATGAGAG GAGGGCTGGCAGACCCCTGCGCAGCACCAGAGCCCCCAGCGCTGGCGAGATGGGGGCAGATGACACCGGAATGTGCAGTGGTTCTGAGGCCAGCACTGACCCCATGAGCACTGGCAATGAGTTCCTGGATAAGGCTCTGGTGCTTCACCTCAACAACTGCAACCGCCTGCTGCTG AAGCTGGGCACCTTCGGTCCCCTGCGGTGCCAGGAGATGTATgccctggacaggctgctgCGGGAGTCCCAGGTGCTGGAGATCGTGTGCCAGCTGACAGAGGAGCGCGCAGGAGCAGCCACCTCAGCTGCTGATG TGGTGCAGTTCTCAACACGGAAGGAGGGCGTGCTGCCCCTTTGGGACCTCTGTGTGGAAGTGCCCAACATCTACACCTGCCCTGTGGAGCGGTTCCTGCAGGTGCTCAGTGCCCAGTATGCAGCTCCCATCAGCGAGCAGCACCCCGGTTTGGCTGATATTG TGTGTGTGAAACTGGTGGAGGACGTGCTGAACCGGCGGCTGCCCCGGCGGCCCGGCAGTGCCCAGAGCGAGCAGGTCACCATCTTCCAGTACTGGAGCCACTTTGAGTCACTCGGTGCCCTCGTGCTTGACACCTACATGATGGAGCTGGCAGAGGAAG cactgctggcacagAACCTCAACTCAGACGACCAGGACGTGGTGCTGCGTGCCCTGAAGCGCATGCCCGAGGGCCGCCTGAAGAAGGAGGGACTGAAGGCGCTGAGCCTGCTCCTCGTGGAGGGCAACAGCAAGGTGGTGAGCGCTGTGTCAGCCCAGCTCCGCAGCCTGGCAGAAAACCCCCGCTTCCGCCAACGG GCCCTCGTGTGTTTcttggagcagctggaggatgAGGAGGTGCAGACACGTGTGGCAGGGTGTGCGGCGCTGGGCTGCTTGAAG GCCAAGGAGAGCATCGAGCAGTTGGTTTACCTGTGCCAAACCGACAAAGAGCCTGTGCGGGAGGCAGCCAAGCAGAGCCTGATGCTGTGTG GGGAAGATGGTAAATCAGCTCACCGGCGACTGGAGGAGACCCTGGATAGCCTCCCGCGGATCTTTGCACCAGCCAGCATGGCCAGTACAGCTTTCTGA
- the RIPOR1 gene encoding rho family-interacting cell polarization regulator 1 isoform X2: MNGNPKGRPSRSHSTMSLSVRPQRRVLVTKINRSQSFAGVNSSADRPFRNLSPFTPTVSRKTGSRVSRMFSMSHKSPPPKVPQPNRLDEVYEALKKGLTAYLEVHQLELEKLSTQIRESKRNSRLGFLYDLDKQVKSIERFLRRLEFHASKIDELYEAYCIQRRLRDGAHNMVKAYSTGSPGSREARESLAEASKGYKEYTENMCLLENELESQLGEFHIRMKGLAGFARLCAGDQYEIFMKYGRQRWKLRGRIEVNSKQVWDSEEMVFLPLVTEFLSIKVTELKSLANHVVVGNVSCETKDLFAALPQVVAVDINDLGTLKLSLEVTWNPFDKDDQPSAASSVNKASTVNKRFSTYNQSPPDTPSLREQAFYNMLRRQEELENGTAWSISSESSDDSSSPQLSSSARHATHKPIVQPEVQASAPAIEISFSQQPEEADAVHGASGSSVPSAGSQPEEPSSRKKDTVANGHVPYSRTLSHISEASVDATMEVKTVESPWEPAPSTEDTGMGKQDAHSLPGAAVAAAVARQDRATEAKPRASVAWATSCEEEAGSAEPAQSQAPAQSDYGTGTPTALAQASAEERPTPTPPLPTSTPEVPRGKMVDSGLEEAIGLLGSALDDYRGQFPELQPLERELKRLEEMLLHKQGVFLSRASSISLTVEHALESFSFLNTSDMEDSEGSEEEPLQDERRAGRPLRSTRAPSAGEMGADDTGMCSGSEASTDPMSTGNEFLDKALVLHLNNCNRLLLKLGTFGPLRCQEMYALDRLLRESQVLEIVCQLTEERAGAATSAADVVQFSTRKEGVLPLWDLCVEVPNIYTCPVERFLQVLSAQYAAPISEQHPGLADIVCVKLVEDVLNRRLPRRPGSAQSEQVTIFQYWSHFESLGALVLDTYMMELAEEALLAQNLNSDDQDVVLRALKRMPEGRLKKEGLKALSLLLVEGNSKVVSAVSAQLRSLAENPRFRQRALVCFLEQLEDEEVQTRVAGCAALGCLKAKESIEQLVYLCQTDKEPVREAAKQSLMLCGEDGKSAHRRLEETLDSLPRIFAPASMASTAF, encoded by the exons ATGAATGGCAATCCGAAAG GGCGGCCCTCCAGGTCACACTCAACGATGTCACTGTCTGTGCGCCCGCAGCGCCGAGTCCTCGTCACCAAGATCAATAGGAGCCAGTCCTTCGCCGGAGTGAACTCATCGGCCGACCGGCCCTTCAG GAATCTCTCACCTTTCACCCCCACTGTCTCCCGCAAGACTGGCTCCAGGGTCAGTAGGATGTTCTCAATGTCCCACAAATCCCCACCACCCAAGGTGCCTCAGCCCAACCGCCTGGACGAGGTGTACGAAGCTCTCAAGAAGGGCCTGAC AGCCTACCTGGAGGTGCACCAGCTGGAACTGGAGAAGCTCAGCACGCAGATCCGTGAGTCCAAGAGGAATTCACGCCTG GGCTTTCTCTACGATCTGGATAAG CAAGTGAAGTCAATTGAGCGCTTCCTGCGTCGCCTGGAGTTTCATGCCAGCAAG ATAGATGAGCTGTATGAGGCTTACTGCATCCAGCGGCGGCTCCGTGATGGAGCCCACAACATGGTCAAGGCTTACAGCACCGGCTCGCCGGGCAGCCGGGAGGCACGCGAGAGCCTGGccgaggccagcaagggctacAAGGAGtacacagag AACATGTGTCTGTTGGAGAATGAGCTGGAGAGCCAGCTGGGCGAGTTCCACATCCGGATGAAAG GATTGGCAGGCTTTGCCCGGCTTTGTGCTGGTGACCAGTATGAG ATCTTCATGAAGTATGGACGGCAGCGGTGGAAGCTGCGGGGGCGCATCGAGGTGAACAGCAAGCAGGTGTGGGACAGCGAGGAAATGGTTTTCTTGCCCCTCGTCACTGAGTTCCTCTCCATCAAG gtgaCGGAGCTAAAGAGCCTGGCAAACCATGTTGTGGTGGGCAATGTGTCCTGTGAGACCAAGGACCTCtttgcagctctgccccaggtAGTGGCTGTGGATATCAACGACCTGGGCACGCTCAAACTCAGCCTGGAGGTGACCTGGAA CCCCTTCGACAAGGACGAccagccctcagcagccagCTCTGTCAACAAGGCTTCCACGGTGAACAAGAGGTTCTCCACCTACAACCAGAGTCCGCCTGACACACCGTCCCTGCGGGAACAGGCATTCTAT AATATGCTGCGGCGCCAAGAGGAGCTGGAGAATGGCACAGCCTGGTCCATCTCCTCAGAGTCCTCAGATGACTCCTCCAGCCCCCAGCTGTCCAGCAGTGCCCGCCATGCCACACACAAGCCCATCGTGCAGCCTGAGGTGCAGGCCTCCGCCCCTGCCATCGAGATCTCCTTCTCCCAGCAACCAGAGGAGGCTGACGCCGTGCATGGGGCCAGTGGCAGCAGTGTCCCCTCTGCCGGGAGCCAGCCGGAGGAGCCAAGCAGCCGTAAGAAGGACACAGTGGCCAACGGGCATGTGCCCTACTCCCGGACTCTGAGCCACATCAGCGAGGCCAGTGTGGATGCCACAATGGAGGTCAAGACTGTGGAGAGCCCTTGGGAGCCTGCGCCCAGCACggaggacacagggatgggcaaGCAAGATGCACACTCTCTACCTGGTGCTGCGGTGGCAGCTGCTGTGGCAAGGCAGGACAGGGCCACTGAGGCCAAGCCTCGTGCCTCCGTGGCATGGGCCACCTCCTGCGAGGAGGAGGCTGGCAGTGCAGAGCCAGCGCAGAGccaggcaccagcacagagTGACTATGGCACCGGGACCCCCACAGCACTGGCACAAGCCTCTGCAGAAGAGAGGCCCACCCCAACCCCACCACTGCCCACCAGCACCCCTGAGGTGCCACGGGGGAAGATGGTGGATTCAGGTCTGGAGGAGGCAATTGGCctcctgggctcagctctggaTGACTATCGGGGACAGTTCCCGGAGCTGCAGCCCCTCGAACGGGAGCTCAAACGTCTGGAGGAGATGCTGCTG CACAAGCAAGGCGTCTTCCTCAGCCGGGCCTCCAGCATCAGCCTGACAGTGGAGCATGCACTGGAGAGCTTCAGCTTCCTCAACACCTCTGACATGGAGGACTCAGAAGGCTCTGAGGAGGAGCCTCTCCAAGATGAGAG GAGGGCTGGCAGACCCCTGCGCAGCACCAGAGCCCCCAGCGCTGGCGAGATGGGGGCAGATGACACCGGAATGTGCAGTGGTTCTGAGGCCAGCACTGACCCCATGAGCACTGGCAATGAGTTCCTGGATAAGGCTCTGGTGCTTCACCTCAACAACTGCAACCGCCTGCTGCTG AAGCTGGGCACCTTCGGTCCCCTGCGGTGCCAGGAGATGTATgccctggacaggctgctgCGGGAGTCCCAGGTGCTGGAGATCGTGTGCCAGCTGACAGAGGAGCGCGCAGGAGCAGCCACCTCAGCTGCTGATG TGGTGCAGTTCTCAACACGGAAGGAGGGCGTGCTGCCCCTTTGGGACCTCTGTGTGGAAGTGCCCAACATCTACACCTGCCCTGTGGAGCGGTTCCTGCAGGTGCTCAGTGCCCAGTATGCAGCTCCCATCAGCGAGCAGCACCCCGGTTTGGCTGATATTG TGTGTGTGAAACTGGTGGAGGACGTGCTGAACCGGCGGCTGCCCCGGCGGCCCGGCAGTGCCCAGAGCGAGCAGGTCACCATCTTCCAGTACTGGAGCCACTTTGAGTCACTCGGTGCCCTCGTGCTTGACACCTACATGATGGAGCTGGCAGAGGAAG cactgctggcacagAACCTCAACTCAGACGACCAGGACGTGGTGCTGCGTGCCCTGAAGCGCATGCCCGAGGGCCGCCTGAAGAAGGAGGGACTGAAGGCGCTGAGCCTGCTCCTCGTGGAGGGCAACAGCAAGGTGGTGAGCGCTGTGTCAGCCCAGCTCCGCAGCCTGGCAGAAAACCCCCGCTTCCGCCAACGG GCCCTCGTGTGTTTcttggagcagctggaggatgAGGAGGTGCAGACACGTGTGGCAGGGTGTGCGGCGCTGGGCTGCTTGAAG GCCAAGGAGAGCATCGAGCAGTTGGTTTACCTGTGCCAAACCGACAAAGAGCCTGTGCGGGAGGCAGCCAAGCAGAGCCTGATGCTGTGTG GGGAAGATGGTAAATCAGCTCACCGGCGACTGGAGGAGACCCTGGATAGCCTCCCGCGGATCTTTGCACCAGCCAGCATGGCCAGTACAGCTTTCTGA
- the RIPOR1 gene encoding rho family-interacting cell polarization regulator 1 isoform X3, with protein sequence MSLSVRPQRRVLVTKINRSQSFAGVNSSADRPFRNLSPFTPTVSRKTGSRVSRMFSMSHKSPPPKVPQPNRLDEVYEALKKGLTAYLEVHQLELEKLSTQIRESKRNSRLGFLYDLDKQVKSIERFLRRLEFHASKIDELYEAYCIQRRLRDGAHNMVKAYSTGSPGSREARESLAEASKGYKEYTENMCLLENELESQLGEFHIRMKGLAGFARLCAGDQYEIFMKYGRQRWKLRGRIEVNSKQVWDSEEMVFLPLVTEFLSIKVTELKSLANHVVVGNVSCETKDLFAALPQVVAVDINDLGTLKLSLEVTWNPFDKDDQPSAASSVNKASTVNKRFSTYNQSPPDTPSLREQAFYNMLRRQEELENGTAWSISSESSDDSSSPQLSSSARHATHKPIVQPEVQASAPAIEISFSQQPEEADAVHGASGSSVPSAGSQPEEPSSRKKDTVANGHVPYSRTLSHISEASVDATMEVKTVESPWEPAPSTEDTGMGKQDAHSLPGAAVAAAVARQDRATEAKPRASVAWATSCEEEAGSAEPAQSQAPAQSDYGTGTPTALAQASAEERPTPTPPLPTSTPEVPRGKMVDSGLEEAIGLLGSALDDYRGQFPELQPLERELKRLEEMLLHKQGVFLSRASSISLTVEHALESFSFLNTSDMEDSEGSEEEPLQDERRAGRPLRSTRAPSAGEMGADDTGMCSGSEASTDPMSTGNEFLDKALVLHLNNCNRLLLKLGTFGPLRCQEMYALDRLLRESQVLEIVCQLTEERAGAATSAADVVQFSTRKEGVLPLWDLCVEVPNIYTCPVERFLQVLSAQYAAPISEQHPGLADIVCVKLVEDVLNRRLPRRPGSAQSEQVTIFQYWSHFESLGALVLDTYMMELAEEALLAQNLNSDDQDVVLRALKRMPEGRLKKEGLKALSLLLVEGNSKVVSAVSAQLRSLAENPRFRQRALVCFLEQLEDEEVQTRVAGCAALGCLKAKESIEQLVYLCQTDKEPVREAAKQSLMLCGEDGKSAHRRLEETLDSLPRIFAPASMASTAF encoded by the exons ATGTCACTGTCTGTGCGCCCGCAGCGCCGAGTCCTCGTCACCAAGATCAATAGGAGCCAGTCCTTCGCCGGAGTGAACTCATCGGCCGACCGGCCCTTCAG GAATCTCTCACCTTTCACCCCCACTGTCTCCCGCAAGACTGGCTCCAGGGTCAGTAGGATGTTCTCAATGTCCCACAAATCCCCACCACCCAAGGTGCCTCAGCCCAACCGCCTGGACGAGGTGTACGAAGCTCTCAAGAAGGGCCTGAC AGCCTACCTGGAGGTGCACCAGCTGGAACTGGAGAAGCTCAGCACGCAGATCCGTGAGTCCAAGAGGAATTCACGCCTG GGCTTTCTCTACGATCTGGATAAG CAAGTGAAGTCAATTGAGCGCTTCCTGCGTCGCCTGGAGTTTCATGCCAGCAAG ATAGATGAGCTGTATGAGGCTTACTGCATCCAGCGGCGGCTCCGTGATGGAGCCCACAACATGGTCAAGGCTTACAGCACCGGCTCGCCGGGCAGCCGGGAGGCACGCGAGAGCCTGGccgaggccagcaagggctacAAGGAGtacacagag AACATGTGTCTGTTGGAGAATGAGCTGGAGAGCCAGCTGGGCGAGTTCCACATCCGGATGAAAG GATTGGCAGGCTTTGCCCGGCTTTGTGCTGGTGACCAGTATGAG ATCTTCATGAAGTATGGACGGCAGCGGTGGAAGCTGCGGGGGCGCATCGAGGTGAACAGCAAGCAGGTGTGGGACAGCGAGGAAATGGTTTTCTTGCCCCTCGTCACTGAGTTCCTCTCCATCAAG gtgaCGGAGCTAAAGAGCCTGGCAAACCATGTTGTGGTGGGCAATGTGTCCTGTGAGACCAAGGACCTCtttgcagctctgccccaggtAGTGGCTGTGGATATCAACGACCTGGGCACGCTCAAACTCAGCCTGGAGGTGACCTGGAA CCCCTTCGACAAGGACGAccagccctcagcagccagCTCTGTCAACAAGGCTTCCACGGTGAACAAGAGGTTCTCCACCTACAACCAGAGTCCGCCTGACACACCGTCCCTGCGGGAACAGGCATTCTAT AATATGCTGCGGCGCCAAGAGGAGCTGGAGAATGGCACAGCCTGGTCCATCTCCTCAGAGTCCTCAGATGACTCCTCCAGCCCCCAGCTGTCCAGCAGTGCCCGCCATGCCACACACAAGCCCATCGTGCAGCCTGAGGTGCAGGCCTCCGCCCCTGCCATCGAGATCTCCTTCTCCCAGCAACCAGAGGAGGCTGACGCCGTGCATGGGGCCAGTGGCAGCAGTGTCCCCTCTGCCGGGAGCCAGCCGGAGGAGCCAAGCAGCCGTAAGAAGGACACAGTGGCCAACGGGCATGTGCCCTACTCCCGGACTCTGAGCCACATCAGCGAGGCCAGTGTGGATGCCACAATGGAGGTCAAGACTGTGGAGAGCCCTTGGGAGCCTGCGCCCAGCACggaggacacagggatgggcaaGCAAGATGCACACTCTCTACCTGGTGCTGCGGTGGCAGCTGCTGTGGCAAGGCAGGACAGGGCCACTGAGGCCAAGCCTCGTGCCTCCGTGGCATGGGCCACCTCCTGCGAGGAGGAGGCTGGCAGTGCAGAGCCAGCGCAGAGccaggcaccagcacagagTGACTATGGCACCGGGACCCCCACAGCACTGGCACAAGCCTCTGCAGAAGAGAGGCCCACCCCAACCCCACCACTGCCCACCAGCACCCCTGAGGTGCCACGGGGGAAGATGGTGGATTCAGGTCTGGAGGAGGCAATTGGCctcctgggctcagctctggaTGACTATCGGGGACAGTTCCCGGAGCTGCAGCCCCTCGAACGGGAGCTCAAACGTCTGGAGGAGATGCTGCTG CACAAGCAAGGCGTCTTCCTCAGCCGGGCCTCCAGCATCAGCCTGACAGTGGAGCATGCACTGGAGAGCTTCAGCTTCCTCAACACCTCTGACATGGAGGACTCAGAAGGCTCTGAGGAGGAGCCTCTCCAAGATGAGAG GAGGGCTGGCAGACCCCTGCGCAGCACCAGAGCCCCCAGCGCTGGCGAGATGGGGGCAGATGACACCGGAATGTGCAGTGGTTCTGAGGCCAGCACTGACCCCATGAGCACTGGCAATGAGTTCCTGGATAAGGCTCTGGTGCTTCACCTCAACAACTGCAACCGCCTGCTGCTG AAGCTGGGCACCTTCGGTCCCCTGCGGTGCCAGGAGATGTATgccctggacaggctgctgCGGGAGTCCCAGGTGCTGGAGATCGTGTGCCAGCTGACAGAGGAGCGCGCAGGAGCAGCCACCTCAGCTGCTGATG TGGTGCAGTTCTCAACACGGAAGGAGGGCGTGCTGCCCCTTTGGGACCTCTGTGTGGAAGTGCCCAACATCTACACCTGCCCTGTGGAGCGGTTCCTGCAGGTGCTCAGTGCCCAGTATGCAGCTCCCATCAGCGAGCAGCACCCCGGTTTGGCTGATATTG TGTGTGTGAAACTGGTGGAGGACGTGCTGAACCGGCGGCTGCCCCGGCGGCCCGGCAGTGCCCAGAGCGAGCAGGTCACCATCTTCCAGTACTGGAGCCACTTTGAGTCACTCGGTGCCCTCGTGCTTGACACCTACATGATGGAGCTGGCAGAGGAAG cactgctggcacagAACCTCAACTCAGACGACCAGGACGTGGTGCTGCGTGCCCTGAAGCGCATGCCCGAGGGCCGCCTGAAGAAGGAGGGACTGAAGGCGCTGAGCCTGCTCCTCGTGGAGGGCAACAGCAAGGTGGTGAGCGCTGTGTCAGCCCAGCTCCGCAGCCTGGCAGAAAACCCCCGCTTCCGCCAACGG GCCCTCGTGTGTTTcttggagcagctggaggatgAGGAGGTGCAGACACGTGTGGCAGGGTGTGCGGCGCTGGGCTGCTTGAAG GCCAAGGAGAGCATCGAGCAGTTGGTTTACCTGTGCCAAACCGACAAAGAGCCTGTGCGGGAGGCAGCCAAGCAGAGCCTGATGCTGTGTG GGGAAGATGGTAAATCAGCTCACCGGCGACTGGAGGAGACCCTGGATAGCCTCCCGCGGATCTTTGCACCAGCCAGCATGGCCAGTACAGCTTTCTGA